From Planctomycetota bacterium:
ATCACGCGCGACATTCCCGACGGCCTGAACGTCAGCGTCGACGGCAACACGAAGATCGAGGTCACCGGCATCGATAAGCAGCAGGTCGGCCAGTTCGCCGCCTACGTCCGGGCCGCACGCAAGCCTGAGCCGTACAAGGGCAAGGGCGTTCGCTACCTCGGCGAGCAGGTCAAGATCAAGCCCGGCAAGACCACCGGTAAGTAAGAAGCCCCAATCGTCCGCGGCCGACGCACACTCCGTCGCCACAAGCGGGCTCCCGAAAGGATCACACGATGGCAGACAAGAACAAGCTCAAGGCCAAGCGGCTCCAGCGTCGCAAGTACAGCATCCGCCACAAGATCGTCGGCACGTCTGAACGGCCGCGGCTGTCGGTCTTCCCGAGCGGCAAGCACATCTACGCCCAGGTCATCGATGACATGGCGGGCCGCACGTTGGCATCCGCCGGCACGCTCGGCAAGAGCTCGGTCGTTTCCGACGGCTCGACCTGCAACGTCGACGCCGCCAAGGCGGTCGGCAAAGCCGTCGCCGAGAAGGCCAAGGCAGCGGGCGTGACGCAGATCGCATTCGACCGCAACGGCCGCCGCTACCACGGCCGCGTCAAGGCTCTGGCCGACGCCGCCCGTGAAGAAGGTCTCCAGTTCTGAGCTGACAACGACACATCACCGCCGCGTCCGCAGCACCCTTTGCCGGCACTGACGCGGCGGCTTCCATATCCAAGACCGGCTAACCCAACGCTCCGCACCGACACCGATGCCTGACGAAACCCCTGACACTGCTCCCAAGACTGCCGAAGGCGCCGACGCGGCTGCCGACGCCCCCAAGACCGATGCGGCTCCGGCCGGTGATGCGGCTCCGGCGACGGCAACGCCCGAGTCGGTCTTGTCGACCCCGACGATCGAACCGGCCGCGAAGGTCGGCCCCGTCGTCCCCGGCGGCCCACGCACGGGTGGCCAAGGCGGACAAGGCGGCGGCCAGGGTGGTGGTGGCCGTGGTCGCGGTGGTCAGTCCGGCGGTCCGCAGCGTGGCGGCAACCGCGGCGAGCGTCGTCGCGACATCGACGACGAAGGCGTCGAGTCGAGCGTGATCCGAATCTACCGCTGCAGCAAGGTCGTCAAGGGCGGCCGAACGTTCAGCTTCGCAGCTCTGGTCGTCGCTGGTGACCGAACCGGTCGCATCGGCATCGGCTACGGCAAGGCCAACGAGGTCCCTTCGGCCGTCGAGAAGGCGTCCAAGGAAGCCCGCAAGAGCCTCTTCAAGTTCCCGATGCAGGGCACGACGATCCCGCACGTCGCCATCGGCAAGAGCGGCGCGTCGACCGTCAAGCTCATCCCGGCCCTTCCCGGCACCGGCGTCACCGCCGGCAAGACGGTTCGCCCCGTCCTCGAACTCGCCGGCCTGAGCGACGTGCTGACCAAGGCCTACGGCTCGACGAGCCCCAAGAACCTGCTCAAGGCCACGATCGACGCCCTCCGCAAGCTCCAGAGTCGCGGCGACGTCGAAAAGCGTCGCGGCGTCGACCTGGAACAGGGCGCGGGCGAGCTGCAGACCGTCGCCGCCTGAAGCCGGCAAGTAGGAAGTGTGAATGCTGAATGCGGCCAGAGCAGGCAGTTCAGCATTCAGCATTCCTACTTCAAACTTTCTCTTCCCCCGCGAGGCCAGCTCCCGGCCGCTTAGTCAAAGGAGCACAGTTCCATGAGCAATCCGAATCTTCTTCACGACATCCTCAAGGCCGCCGGCAAGCACAAGCGCAAGCAGCGTGTCGGCCGCGGTGAGGCTTCCAAAGGCAAGACCGCCGGCCTCGGCCACAAGGGTGCCGGCTCACGCGGCGGCAAGCCCAAGCGCCTCGGCTTCGAG
This genomic window contains:
- the rplR gene encoding 50S ribosomal protein L18, giving the protein MADKNKLKAKRLQRRKYSIRHKIVGTSERPRLSVFPSGKHIYAQVIDDMAGRTLASAGTLGKSSVVSDGSTCNVDAAKAVGKAVAEKAKAAGVTQIAFDRNGRRYHGRVKALADAAREEGLQF
- the rpsE gene encoding 30S ribosomal protein S5 — encoded protein: MPDETPDTAPKTAEGADAAADAPKTDAAPAGDAAPATATPESVLSTPTIEPAAKVGPVVPGGPRTGGQGGQGGGQGGGGRGRGGQSGGPQRGGNRGERRRDIDDEGVESSVIRIYRCSKVVKGGRTFSFAALVVAGDRTGRIGIGYGKANEVPSAVEKASKEARKSLFKFPMQGTTIPHVAIGKSGASTVKLIPALPGTGVTAGKTVRPVLELAGLSDVLTKAYGSTSPKNLLKATIDALRKLQSRGDVEKRRGVDLEQGAGELQTVAA
- a CDS encoding 50S ribosomal protein L15, with the translated sequence MSNPNLLHDILKAAGKHKRKQRVGRGEASKGKTAGLGHKGAGSRGGKPKRLGFE